In a genomic window of Candidatus Competibacteraceae bacterium:
- a CDS encoding TIGR04211 family SH3 domain-containing protein: protein MKCRWFWLIAWGCAAWLGSVRAETRYATDAIPVPIQKGPSLEFRIARLVPGGTPLEVLEPNDKGYTKVKSPEGTVGWILTRYLMDQPIPRERVGQLEERVVVLENENRGLRDESKALGATRDTLNRCSQDLTAVRRSASQTLEIEQENRKMQQAVATAHEQRRQFEVENQSLRNQSTRHWFLAGAGVAFGGLFLGLVIPRLSWQRRRRWDQF, encoded by the coding sequence ATGAAATGCCGATGGTTCTGGCTGATTGCATGGGGGTGCGCTGCCTGGCTTGGGTCCGTCCGGGCCGAAACCCGCTACGCGACCGATGCCATACCGGTACCCATTCAAAAAGGCCCCTCCCTGGAATTCAGGATCGCGCGCCTGGTGCCCGGCGGCACTCCGCTGGAGGTGCTAGAACCCAATGACAAGGGTTACACCAAGGTTAAATCCCCGGAGGGTACGGTCGGCTGGATCCTGACGCGCTATCTGATGGATCAGCCCATCCCGCGCGAGCGCGTGGGCCAGCTTGAAGAGCGCGTCGTCGTCTTGGAAAACGAAAACCGCGGCCTGCGGGATGAATCCAAAGCGTTGGGCGCTACCCGCGATACCTTGAACCGCTGTAGTCAGGACTTGACGGCGGTCCGGCGCAGCGCCTCTCAGACGCTGGAAATCGAACAGGAAAACCGCAAGATGCAGCAGGCGGTCGCGACGGCGCACGAACAGCGCCGCCAGTTCGAGGTGGAGAACCAAAGCTTGCGCAATCAATCGACCCGCCATTGGTTTCTCGCCGGCGCGGGCGTCGCCTTTGGCGGTTTGTTCCTCGGCCTCGTCATCCCGCGCCTGTCCTGGCAGCGGCGGCGGCGTTGGGACCAGTTCTAA
- the pilW gene encoding type IV pilus biogenesis/stability protein PilW, giving the protein MRIITSSIVLALSVLLAACASTKDAEFKENIAETNFKLGVGYMQSGRLDVATEKLLKAVQYNENYPEAHNALGVLYEELREYGPAETHFKRAMELKSDYTLAKLNYARLLCTREPIRTAEGEAEFQKILADPANAGTNAADANAGLGVCARKRGDPAQAEIWLRKALEQNPNNSVALYEMAELSQTQGKTLQGRAFLQRYHSQTRVTAQSLWLGFMMESDKEGDPQLRREYASALSSQFPNSEEAQRLHDKSK; this is encoded by the coding sequence ATGCGAATCATCACTTCATCGATCGTGCTGGCGCTGAGCGTGCTGCTGGCGGCGTGCGCCAGTACCAAGGACGCCGAATTCAAGGAAAACATCGCCGAGACCAACTTCAAGCTGGGGGTGGGTTACATGCAGTCCGGCCGGCTCGACGTGGCGACCGAAAAGCTGCTCAAAGCAGTTCAATACAACGAAAATTACCCGGAAGCCCACAACGCCCTCGGCGTGCTGTATGAAGAACTGCGCGAGTACGGTCCCGCCGAAACCCATTTCAAGCGGGCGATGGAACTGAAATCCGATTACACGCTGGCCAAGCTCAACTACGCCCGCCTGCTCTGCACGCGCGAGCCGATCCGGACCGCCGAGGGCGAAGCCGAGTTCCAGAAAATCCTCGCCGATCCGGCCAACGCGGGCACCAACGCCGCCGACGCCAACGCCGGCCTCGGAGTGTGCGCCCGCAAGCGCGGCGATCCCGCTCAGGCTGAAATCTGGTTGCGCAAGGCGTTGGAGCAAAACCCCAATAACAGCGTCGCCTTGTACGAAATGGCCGAACTCAGCCAAACGCAAGGAAAAACCTTGCAGGGACGCGCCTTTCTACAACGCTACCACAGCCAGACCCGCGTCACGGCGCAGAGCCTTTGGTTGGGCTTTATGATGGAGTCTGACAAGGAAGGCGACCCTCAACTACGCCGGGAGTACGCTTCGGCCTTATCGTCTCAATTTCCAAATTCCGAAGAAGCCCAGCGTCTGCACGACAAAAGTAAGTGA
- the rlmN gene encoding 23S rRNA (adenine(2503)-C(2))-methyltransferase RlmN, translated as MTAARTNLLDLDRRALEAFCASLDEKPFRAVQLMKWIYHERVTDFAAMTNLSKALRQRLAGCAEIRPPELVLDRASRDGSHKWLVRLDSGNCIETVFIPEPDRGTLCVSSQIGCPLDCSFCATAQQGFNRNLTVAEIIGQVWQASRALGDERNGNRIITNIVLMGMGEPLLNFDNVVKATDLMQDDLGFGISKRRVTLSTAGVVPALYRLREVSEVSLAVSLHAPDDALRDRLVPLNRKYPIAELLAACRHYIADKPHRRITWEYVLLDGVNDSEQHARALVALLGDIPSKINLIPFNPFPGTAYRRSGPTAIARFHAVLIQHGLTAITRKTRGDDIAAACGQLAGQVQPRGRRPERRLTRLAS; from the coding sequence GTGACCGCCGCCCGTACCAACCTGCTCGATCTGGACCGCCGCGCTCTGGAGGCGTTCTGCGCCTCGTTGGACGAAAAGCCGTTTCGCGCTGTCCAACTCATGAAATGGATTTATCACGAGCGCGTCACCGATTTCGCCGCCATGACCAATCTGAGCAAGGCGCTGCGGCAACGGCTGGCCGGCTGCGCCGAAATCCGCCCGCCCGAGCTGGTGCTCGATCGAGCCTCGCGCGATGGCTCGCACAAATGGTTGGTGCGGCTCGATAGTGGAAATTGCATCGAAACGGTGTTCATCCCCGAGCCGGATCGCGGTACGCTATGCGTGTCCTCGCAAATCGGCTGCCCGTTGGACTGCTCCTTTTGCGCCACCGCCCAGCAAGGCTTCAACCGCAACCTGACCGTCGCCGAAATCATCGGTCAGGTGTGGCAGGCCAGCCGGGCGCTGGGCGATGAGCGCAACGGCAACCGCATCATCACCAACATCGTGCTGATGGGCATGGGCGAACCGCTGCTGAATTTCGACAACGTGGTAAAGGCGACCGACCTGATGCAGGACGATCTCGGCTTTGGCATCTCCAAACGTCGCGTCACGCTGAGCACCGCCGGCGTGGTGCCGGCGCTGTACCGGCTGCGGGAGGTGTCCGAAGTCAGCCTGGCGGTGTCGCTGCACGCGCCCGACGACGCATTGCGCGACCGACTGGTGCCGCTCAACCGCAAGTACCCCATCGCCGAGCTGCTGGCCGCCTGCCGGCATTATATCGCCGACAAGCCGCACCGCCGCATCACCTGGGAATACGTGCTGCTGGACGGTGTCAACGACTCGGAGCAGCACGCCCGCGCGCTGGTCGCACTCCTTGGCGACATCCCGTCCAAGATCAACCTGATCCCGTTCAACCCCTTTCCGGGAACCGCTTACCGCCGGTCCGGGCCGACCGCCATCGCCCGGTTTCACGCGGTATTGATCCAGCATGGGCTGACCGCGATCACCCGCAAGACGCGCGGAGACGACATCGCCGCCGCCTGCGGGCAACTGGCCGGGCAAGTCCAACCTCGGGGCCGCCGGCCGGAACGCCGCTTGACCCGACTCGCCAGTTGA
- a CDS encoding glucan biosynthesis protein D encodes MIRRDFLVGLIQLAALGTLPASVLGATSSTENPQPEAQPFSKDWLRDTARRLASEPYREPADARPPWLAAMTWDDYQALNNFRNDHSLWVGGELPFQARFFHLGLYFHYPVSLYEVAGGTARPIHFSPEMYKYGPRVKDKIPEQIGDLGFAGFRVNSRADWDRDMFSFLGASYFRAVGASKQYGLSARGLAIDTGMERPEEFPAFRAFWLERPAADATALTIHTLLDSPSITGAYSFAVTPGDSTVMEVETHLFPRRPIERLGIAPMTSMFQCGENDRRIADDYRPEIHDSDGLALWSGTGEWIWRPILNPHYIRVNSFVEENPRGFGLLQRDRDFSHYQDVGAFYDKRPSLWVEPLGDWGRGMIQLIELPTADETLDNIVAFWNPAQPAQPGQEMAFSYRLHWGAQPPVRPTVAEVIATRTGGGGVPGQKLTVPLRKFVLDFQGGSLAQLPKTAKVDAVVAASRGEIRDAIALPLLDSGIWRCHFDLNVSGSEPVDLRCFLRDATEALSETWLYQWSPPPPRC; translated from the coding sequence ATGATAAGACGCGACTTTCTAGTAGGATTAATCCAATTGGCCGCCTTGGGGACGCTACCGGCTTCCGTGCTTGGCGCGACATCCAGCACCGAGAACCCGCAACCCGAAGCCCAGCCCTTCAGTAAGGACTGGCTGCGAGACACCGCCCGACGGCTGGCGAGCGAACCGTATCGGGAGCCCGCCGACGCCCGTCCGCCTTGGCTCGCCGCCATGACCTGGGACGATTATCAAGCCCTCAACAATTTTCGCAACGATCATTCGCTATGGGTCGGCGGCGAACTCCCGTTTCAGGCGCGATTCTTTCATTTGGGCCTTTATTTTCATTACCCGGTCAGCCTATACGAAGTCGCCGGCGGCACGGCGCGACCGATTCACTTCTCGCCGGAGATGTATAAGTACGGCCCCCGGGTCAAGGACAAAATCCCGGAGCAGATCGGCGATCTCGGTTTCGCCGGCTTTCGGGTCAACAGCCGCGCCGACTGGGACCGCGATATGTTTTCCTTCCTCGGCGCCAGCTATTTTCGCGCGGTCGGCGCCAGCAAGCAGTACGGCTTGTCGGCCCGCGGTCTGGCGATCGACACCGGCATGGAGCGGCCGGAGGAATTTCCCGCCTTCCGCGCCTTCTGGCTGGAACGTCCGGCGGCGGACGCAACGGCCTTGACCATTCACACCCTGCTCGACAGCCCGAGCATCACCGGCGCTTACAGTTTCGCGGTGACGCCGGGCGACAGCACGGTGATGGAGGTCGAAACCCATCTGTTCCCGCGCCGTCCCATCGAGCGGCTGGGCATCGCGCCGATGACCTCAATGTTCCAGTGCGGCGAGAACGACCGGCGGATCGCCGATGACTACCGCCCCGAAATCCACGATTCCGACGGGCTGGCGCTGTGGAGCGGCACCGGCGAATGGATCTGGCGACCGATCCTCAACCCGCACTATATCCGCGTCAATTCGTTCGTGGAGGAAAACCCGCGCGGCTTTGGCTTGTTGCAGCGCGACCGGGATTTCAGCCATTACCAGGATGTCGGCGCGTTCTATGACAAACGGCCCTCGCTGTGGGTGGAGCCGCTCGGCGACTGGGGGCGTGGCATGATCCAACTGATCGAGCTGCCGACCGCCGACGAAACGCTCGACAACATCGTGGCCTTCTGGAATCCGGCGCAACCGGCGCAACCGGGTCAGGAAATGGCGTTCAGCTACCGCTTGCACTGGGGGGCGCAACCTCCGGTCCGGCCGACCGTCGCTGAAGTGATCGCCACCCGCACCGGCGGCGGCGGCGTCCCCGGCCAAAAACTCACCGTGCCGCTGCGTAAATTCGTCCTCGATTTTCAGGGCGGCTCGTTGGCCCAACTCCCCAAGACCGCCAAGGTGGATGCCGTGGTCGCCGCCTCGCGCGGCGAAATCAGGGACGCAATAGCCCTTCCACTCCTGGATTCAGGCATTTGGCGCTGCCATTTCGACTTGAATGTCAGCGGTAGCGAACCGGTGGATTTACGGTGTTTCCTGCGTGACGCCACGGAGGCGCTGAGCGAAACCTGGCTCTATCAATGGTCGCCGCCGCCCCCGCGCTGCTGA
- the nfi gene encoding deoxyribonuclease V has protein sequence MFSQPWNLSPAEAAALQRELRPRVELGDRLGPVRRVAGVDVGFEAGGTVTRAAVAVLRYPELAVLESAIARRPTEFPYIPGLLSFRELPAVLDALAQVREPPDLLLCDGQGIAHPRRLGIASHLGLLVDLPSIGVAKTRLCGTFQEPPDQRGAWTPLRAGEEIIGAVLRTRPGVKPLYVSSGHRISLETALGYVMACCTRYRLPETTRRAHRLASG, from the coding sequence CTGTTCTCCCAGCCGTGGAATCTCAGCCCTGCCGAGGCGGCGGCGTTGCAGCGGGAATTGCGGCCGCGCGTGGAGTTGGGTGACCGGCTGGGGCCGGTGCGGCGGGTGGCCGGGGTGGATGTCGGCTTCGAGGCGGGCGGGACCGTGACCCGCGCGGCGGTGGCGGTGTTGCGCTATCCCGAACTGGCTGTGCTGGAGAGCGCCATCGCGCGGCGGCCGACCGAATTTCCCTACATCCCCGGCCTGCTGTCGTTTCGCGAGCTGCCGGCGGTCTTGGACGCGCTGGCGCAAGTGCGCGAGCCGCCGGATTTGTTGTTGTGCGACGGGCAGGGCATCGCCCATCCGCGCCGGCTGGGCATCGCCAGCCACCTCGGCCTGTTGGTGGATCTGCCCAGCATCGGCGTAGCCAAAACCCGGCTGTGTGGAACCTTTCAAGAGCCGCCGGACCAGCGCGGGGCCTGGACGCCGTTGCGCGCCGGCGAAGAGATCATCGGCGCGGTGTTGCGGACCCGGCCCGGCGTCAAGCCGTTGTATGTTTCATCCGGCCATCGCATCAGTTTGGAAACGGCGCTCGGCTACGTCATGGCGTGCTGTACCCGCTATCGGTTGCCGGAAACCACCCGCCGCGCGCATCGGCTGGCCTCGGGTTAA
- a CDS encoding mechanosensitive ion channel yields the protein MTRIWLGGLALSLLLLAASPPGVAAGAATVAGDARDPGATAGAGAGSTAVASGPTADLIQAKLAVLAASSDLSDEERKQAKELYQQALSQVQAAKRYIEAAAAARQLQQSAPAAIAKLQQQPRNQPPAPPSPDLAPNELAQRLTAAQTEAGEARKRLADLDEQLTVQQGRLKAIPVEVANFQQQMADSDNQVKLAAASATPPALAEARLVFVNAQRHALSEQLAALEQERLSHDVRLTLLNARRAVAVADVERTQLQVQQLQEALNERRRDEADAVVQQTAQTRQDVATKPAVLQSAAAANAALSRRLADLVAESDGVNREQTQVNERLSQLSGRMVSSRQQLDIAGSSDAIGPILLEERRTLPDVRHYQYDASERQQRIIEARLAQYRSNEELRQGRDIEAALKSGAVGFEPDWTEPQRQAVVAELRPLLVQRQDLLEKLGGSYADLIAGLVALDDAQRKLVDQAGVYGALLDRHLLWVRSSPTLGIEWLSALAQALEWLTGPTRWREVGQNLWRGVQNNVLPALVGAVLLAGLLYQRRALVWRLAEGVDAIGDVRRDSFGRTARALGVTLLLSLPWPGLMAWLAWLLYGSGNAAEFSQGLARGLMAGALIALSITFLRQLCRPQGIASAHFGWSEAGCQHARRHLYWFVWVGASSALIVKLCDAQTLPLYSDSLGRLVFCAGMSALAALLWRVLHPTQPLIGALAAKYEGTLFWRLRYVWFWLIVGSYLLLALLALSGYYYTALQLRALMLQTAWLLLGLVILVSLFLRWSNISQRRLALQRALAKREAQLAARASKEAVAPSGEVAPPELLELPDLDLSTVDEHTRGLINLLVWVALGFGLWHIWASLIPAFSVLNEIALWQQTVQTAAGPQLSDITLGSVLAAGLLLLLVGFMAHNLPGVLELVVLRRLTVEPGNRNAIITITRYLIVGTGLAVALNIIGVSWSSVQWLVAALGVGLGFGLQEIFANFVSGLILLLERPIRVGDNVTLGEQNGTVRRIHIRATTLIDWDRKEIIVPNKSFITNVLINWTRNGSIARIDIPVKISHSSDPLLVHDVLLALVTAHPLVLKEPAPAVLLLKLGENALEFEVRVFVQEPVNRLPLTHELNNRIFEALRAHQIEIPFPKREIHVQGWPVARTDSP from the coding sequence ATGACGAGAATCTGGCTGGGCGGTCTGGCGCTGTCGCTTTTGCTGCTGGCGGCGAGCCCGCCCGGCGTGGCCGCGGGTGCGGCCACCGTCGCGGGAGACGCTCGCGACCCTGGAGCGACGGCGGGCGCGGGCGCGGGAAGTACGGCGGTGGCGAGCGGCCCGACAGCTGATCTGATTCAGGCCAAGCTGGCCGTTCTGGCCGCCAGTTCCGACCTGTCCGACGAGGAACGCAAACAGGCTAAAGAACTTTATCAACAGGCGTTGAGCCAAGTGCAGGCCGCCAAGCGCTATATCGAGGCCGCCGCCGCCGCGCGACAGCTCCAGCAATCCGCCCCGGCCGCCATCGCCAAGCTGCAACAGCAGCCTCGAAACCAACCGCCCGCTCCACCGTCGCCGGATCTGGCTCCGAACGAATTGGCGCAACGGCTGACGGCGGCGCAGACCGAAGCCGGTGAGGCCCGCAAGCGGTTGGCCGACTTGGACGAGCAATTGACGGTCCAGCAGGGCCGCCTCAAGGCAATCCCGGTCGAAGTCGCCAATTTCCAGCAGCAAATGGCGGATTCGGACAACCAGGTAAAGCTGGCCGCGGCCAGCGCCACGCCGCCCGCTCTGGCTGAAGCTCGGCTGGTTTTTGTCAACGCCCAGCGCCACGCCTTGAGCGAGCAACTCGCCGCGCTGGAGCAGGAACGCTTGAGCCATGACGTCCGCTTGACCCTGCTGAACGCCCGACGCGCCGTGGCCGTGGCCGATGTGGAGCGGACTCAACTTCAGGTCCAGCAACTCCAGGAAGCACTCAACGAACGCCGCCGCGATGAAGCGGACGCCGTCGTCCAGCAGACCGCGCAAACCCGCCAAGACGTAGCGACCAAACCCGCTGTGCTGCAAAGCGCCGCCGCCGCCAACGCCGCGCTCAGCCGCCGGCTGGCGGATCTCGTGGCGGAGAGCGATGGCGTCAACCGCGAGCAGACGCAAGTCAACGAGCGCCTGTCGCAACTGAGCGGGCGGATGGTCAGCAGCCGACAACAGCTCGACATCGCGGGCTCCAGCGACGCCATCGGGCCGATCCTGCTTGAGGAACGGCGCACGCTGCCGGATGTCAGGCACTATCAGTACGATGCCAGCGAACGCCAGCAGCGCATCATCGAGGCGCGTTTGGCGCAGTATCGCAGCAATGAGGAATTGCGTCAGGGACGCGACATCGAGGCCGCGCTCAAAAGCGGTGCCGTCGGATTCGAACCGGATTGGACCGAGCCGCAACGTCAGGCGGTCGTGGCGGAATTGCGGCCTTTGCTGGTCCAACGCCAGGACCTGTTGGAGAAGCTCGGCGGCAGTTACGCCGATCTGATCGCCGGGTTGGTGGCGCTGGATGACGCCCAACGCAAGCTGGTCGATCAGGCCGGCGTATACGGCGCGCTGCTGGACCGGCATCTGTTGTGGGTGCGCAGCAGCCCGACGCTCGGCATCGAATGGCTGAGCGCTCTGGCGCAGGCGTTGGAGTGGCTGACCGGTCCGACCCGCTGGCGGGAAGTCGGGCAAAATCTCTGGCGCGGGGTGCAAAACAACGTCTTGCCGGCGCTGGTCGGCGCGGTGCTGCTGGCGGGCCTGCTGTACCAGCGCCGCGCTCTGGTGTGGCGCTTGGCTGAGGGCGTCGACGCCATCGGCGATGTCCGCCGCGACAGCTTCGGCCGCACGGCCCGCGCCTTGGGGGTTACGCTGTTGCTGTCGCTGCCTTGGCCCGGACTGATGGCGTGGCTGGCGTGGCTGCTGTACGGGTCCGGCAACGCCGCCGAATTCTCCCAAGGACTGGCGCGGGGACTGATGGCCGGCGCGCTGATCGCGCTCAGCATCACCTTTTTACGCCAGCTGTGCCGTCCCCAGGGCATCGCCAGCGCCCATTTCGGCTGGAGCGAAGCGGGCTGCCAGCACGCCCGCCGCCATCTTTACTGGTTTGTCTGGGTCGGAGCGAGCAGCGCGCTGATCGTCAAATTGTGCGACGCGCAAACCCTGCCTCTGTACAGCGACAGTCTGGGGCGGCTGGTGTTCTGCGCCGGGATGTCGGCCTTGGCGGCGTTGTTGTGGCGGGTGTTGCATCCCACGCAGCCGCTGATCGGCGCGTTGGCGGCCAAATATGAGGGGACGCTGTTTTGGCGGCTGCGTTATGTATGGTTCTGGCTCATCGTCGGCAGCTATCTGTTGCTGGCGCTGCTGGCATTGTCTGGCTATTACTACACCGCGTTGCAATTGCGCGCGCTGATGTTGCAGACGGCCTGGTTGTTGTTGGGTCTGGTGATTCTGGTCAGCCTGTTCCTGCGTTGGTCGAACATCAGCCAGCGCCGCTTGGCCTTGCAGCGGGCGCTCGCCAAGCGAGAAGCGCAACTGGCGGCCCGCGCCTCCAAGGAAGCGGTGGCCCCTTCCGGCGAGGTGGCGCCTCCCGAACTGCTGGAGCTGCCGGACCTCGATCTCAGCACCGTCGACGAACACACTCGCGGCCTGATCAATCTGCTGGTCTGGGTGGCGTTGGGGTTCGGCCTGTGGCATATCTGGGCGAGTCTGATTCCGGCGTTTTCCGTGCTGAACGAAATCGCGCTGTGGCAGCAGACGGTCCAGACCGCCGCCGGGCCTCAGCTTTCCGACATCACGCTGGGCAGCGTGCTGGCCGCCGGCCTGTTGCTGCTGCTGGTCGGTTTCATGGCCCACAACCTGCCCGGCGTGCTGGAGCTGGTGGTGTTGCGGCGATTGACGGTGGAGCCGGGCAACCGCAACGCCATCATCACCATCACCCGCTATCTGATCGTCGGAACGGGTCTGGCGGTGGCGCTGAACATCATCGGCGTCAGTTGGAGCAGCGTGCAATGGTTGGTGGCGGCGCTCGGCGTGGGCCTGGGCTTCGGCCTGCAAGAGATTTTCGCTAATTTCGTTTCCGGCTTGATCCTGCTGCTGGAGCGGCCGATCCGGGTCGGTGACAACGTGACGCTCGGCGAGCAGAACGGCACCGTCCGGCGTATCCACATTCGCGCCACCACCTTGATCGACTGGGACCGTAAGGAAATCATCGTCCCCAACAAGAGCTTCATCACCAACGTGCTGATCAATTGGACCCGGAACGGCTCCATCGCCCGCATCGATATTCCGGTAAAAATCAGCCACAGCAGCGATCCGCTGTTGGTGCATGACGTGTTGCTAGCGCTGGTGACGGCCCATCCCTTGGTGCTGAAAGAACCTGCCCCGGCGGTATTGTTGTTGAAGTTGGGTGAAAACGCCCTGGAATTTGAGGTTCGGGTGTTCGTGCAAGAGCCGGTCAACCGCCTGCCGCTGACCCACGAACTCAACAACCGGATTTTCGAAGCGTTGCGCGCCCATCAAATCGAGATTCCATTCCCGAAACGAGAGATCCATGTCCAGGGCTGGCCGGTTGCTCGGACGGATTCGCCTTGA
- a CDS encoding ATP phosphoribosyltransferase: MRQLKLGIPKGSLEASTIALFAQAGWSISPHSRNYFPTVNDAEIGCALVRSQEMAPYVANGTLDAGLTGLDWILETEADVVEIAELSYSKSSDQPARWVLIVNGNSPIQSLEDLAGKRIATELVGFTKRYLAERGVRATVEFSWGATEAKVVEGLVDAAVEITETGSTIRAHGLRIVCDLLNTTTRLIANRAALADPWKKTKIEQIALLARAALAARNKVALKMNVPASQLERVVGLLPSLQAPTVSHLYDRDWLALETVVDSAQVRDLIPRLIEAGARGILEHGLNKMV; this comes from the coding sequence ATGCGGCAACTCAAACTCGGCATTCCCAAGGGCAGCCTGGAAGCCTCCACCATCGCGCTGTTCGCCCAGGCCGGCTGGAGCATCAGCCCTCACAGCCGCAACTATTTCCCCACCGTCAACGACGCCGAAATCGGCTGCGCGCTGGTGCGCTCGCAGGAAATGGCGCCCTATGTCGCCAACGGCACTCTCGACGCCGGTCTCACCGGGTTGGACTGGATCTTGGAAACTGAAGCGGACGTGGTGGAAATCGCCGAGCTGAGTTATTCGAAAAGCTCCGATCAGCCCGCGCGTTGGGTGTTGATCGTCAACGGCAATTCGCCGATCCAGTCGCTGGAAGACTTGGCCGGCAAGCGCATCGCCACCGAACTGGTCGGCTTCACCAAGCGTTATCTGGCCGAGCGCGGCGTCCGGGCCACCGTGGAGTTTTCCTGGGGCGCGACCGAAGCCAAGGTGGTCGAGGGGCTGGTGGACGCGGCGGTGGAAATCACCGAAACCGGCAGCACCATCCGCGCCCACGGTTTGCGCATCGTCTGTGACCTGCTGAACACCACCACCCGCCTGATCGCCAACCGCGCCGCGCTGGCCGACCCTTGGAAAAAGACCAAGATCGAGCAAATCGCCCTGCTCGCCCGCGCCGCGCTGGCCGCCCGCAACAAGGTCGCGCTGAAAATGAACGTGCCGGCATCTCAACTGGAGCGCGTGGTCGGCCTGCTGCCCAGCCTGCAAGCGCCCACGGTCAGCCACCTCTACGACCGCGACTGGCTGGCGCTGGAAACCGTGGTGGACAGCGCCCAAGTCCGCGATCTGATTCCCCGGCTCATCGAAGCGGGCGCCCGAGGCATTTTGGAGCACGGACTTAACAAGATGGTGTGA
- a CDS encoding helix-turn-helix domain-containing protein — MTIPNELTSHLTPPPEPAAGAESLGAWLTQVRASYNAEQREVARHLGLNAAIIEALENDRFDQLGPPVFVRGYLSRYARLLNLPEQAVLDRYRRQSGSSTQEPPPLKVMHPVRRHTRVRDLRGVFYLAVVVAIAWAAIQNLKDLDPSRLFGWWSDGAPAVEKPGESASKTAISQTQYPFQPAPEEAIPAPPPATVAAVPVAPPALRSSSPPPTSPAPAAISASATPPAATTPALPAPAPEPPPAPPASGIVSTAAPGPVKTDSEAPAGSLGEAKLLLEFSNDCWVEVKDAQGNVLANGLMKANSTRAISGPAPFKVTLGNAPATRILLDDRLVNTDFYVPRRGTVSRFTLAREQP, encoded by the coding sequence ATGACCATACCTAACGAGCTCACATCCCATCTCACTCCCCCACCCGAACCTGCCGCCGGCGCCGAGTCACTGGGTGCTTGGCTAACGCAGGTCCGGGCCAGCTATAACGCCGAACAGCGCGAGGTCGCCCGCCACCTCGGCCTGAACGCCGCCATCATCGAGGCGCTCGAAAACGACCGCTTCGATCAGCTGGGTCCGCCCGTCTTCGTCCGTGGTTACCTCAGCCGCTACGCTCGGCTGCTGAATCTCCCCGAACAGGCGGTGCTCGACCGCTACCGACGTCAGTCGGGCAGCAGCACGCAGGAACCACCGCCGCTGAAGGTGATGCACCCGGTGCGGCGGCACACCCGAGTACGGGATCTGCGCGGCGTGTTTTACTTGGCGGTGGTCGTGGCCATCGCCTGGGCCGCCATTCAAAATCTCAAAGACCTCGACCCCAGCCGTTTGTTCGGGTGGTGGTCGGACGGTGCGCCCGCCGTCGAGAAACCCGGCGAAAGCGCCTCCAAAACCGCTATCAGCCAGACCCAATACCCGTTTCAGCCCGCACCCGAAGAGGCCATCCCGGCCCCGCCGCCGGCCACCGTCGCCGCGGTCCCCGTCGCCCCGCCGGCGCTCAGATCATCCTCGCCGCCACCGACCAGCCCCGCTCCCGCCGCGATTTCCGCAAGCGCAACTCCGCCGGCGGCCACGACTCCGGCGCTCCCTGCCCCCGCGCCGGAACCCCCGCCCGCGCCTCCGGCAAGCGGGATCGTCTCCACCGCCGCTCCCGGACCGGTCAAAACGGATTCAGAGGCCCCCGCCGGCTCGCTCGGTGAGGCCAAGCTGCTGTTGGAATTCAGCAACGACTGTTGGGTGGAAGTGAAGGACGCCCAAGGCAACGTGCTCGCCAACGGCTTGATGAAAGCCAACAGCACCCGCGCCATCTCGGGCCCGGCACCGTTCAAGGTCACTCTCGGCAACGCTCCCGCGACCCGGATCCTATTGGACGACCGGTTGGTTAATACGGATTTTTACGTACCGCGGCGCGGCACGGTCAGCCGCTTTACCCTGGCGCGCGAGCAGCCCTGA
- the ndk gene encoding nucleoside-diphosphate kinase yields the protein MTLEHTLSIIKPDAVVQNIIGKIYSRFEDRGLQIVAAKMVHLTRQQAEVFYAIHSERPFYKDLIDYMTSGPVMVQVLEGENAIALNREIMGATDPKKATPGTIRADFAESVTRNAVHGSDAPDTAAHEIAFFFGQFDLCPHPLNPAAK from the coding sequence ATGACCTTGGAACACACCCTATCCATCATCAAGCCCGATGCCGTCGTTCAAAACATCATCGGCAAGATTTACAGCCGCTTCGAGGATCGCGGGCTGCAAATCGTCGCGGCCAAAATGGTTCACCTCACCCGCCAGCAGGCTGAGGTCTTTTACGCCATCCATAGCGAACGGCCTTTTTACAAGGATCTGATCGACTATATGACTTCCGGCCCGGTCATGGTCCAGGTGCTGGAAGGTGAAAACGCCATCGCGTTGAACCGGGAAATCATGGGCGCCACCGACCCCAAGAAAGCCACTCCTGGCACCATCCGCGCCGATTTCGCCGAAAGCGTCACCCGCAATGCGGTGCACGGCTCCGACGCGCCCGACACCGCCGCTCATGAAATCGCGTTTTTCTTCGGTCAGTTCGACTTGTGCCCGCACCCATTGAACCCTGCCGCCAAATAG